Proteins from one Burkholderiales bacterium genomic window:
- the pepA gene encoding flocculation-associated PEP-CTERM protein PepA translates to MKTPFTKLLAAAAVAAALAPASASAAFLNNWYLDPDGGGPAGKVLINQYLDLTGFSYIQTTPTGGSSFTFKDDGVFILSGHDGGSSLFSGPPTRELTAVYAGGTGSGSFGGSFTFNAGGILNLYSDTSFDYGSTTGIYGANNGTNFATLVQVPGGGGLVNASGIPNGFLTAIFQVTSLAPGYAFAPDGVTDLSTYLVNGPLLFGFTTVNASYNSNPTTTMRDEVAIQLAGNTLANYTNTPPKDFFVGNNGQFRLAVPEPGSLALLGLGFAGMGWLARRRKG, encoded by the coding sequence ATGAAAACCCCCTTCACCAAACTGCTCGCCGCTGCGGCGGTTGCCGCCGCGCTCGCGCCGGCCAGCGCCTCCGCGGCTTTCCTAAACAACTGGTACCTGGATCCCGATGGAGGGGGTCCTGCGGGCAAGGTCCTCATCAACCAATACCTCGATCTGACCGGTTTCAGCTATATCCAGACCACCCCGACGGGGGGTTCCTCCTTCACCTTCAAAGACGATGGGGTGTTCATCCTTTCCGGCCACGACGGAGGAAGCTCCCTGTTCTCAGGGCCACCCACTCGCGAGCTCACCGCAGTGTATGCCGGTGGGACGGGAAGCGGTTCTTTTGGCGGGAGCTTCACGTTTAATGCCGGCGGGATCCTGAACCTGTACAGCGACACGTCGTTCGATTACGGGTCCACCACAGGCATTTACGGCGCAAACAATGGGACCAACTTCGCCACCCTCGTCCAGGTTCCGGGAGGGGGCGGGCTTGTTAACGCCTCGGGCATCCCCAACGGGTTCCTGACCGCAATCTTCCAGGTGACGTCTCTTGCGCCTGGCTATGCCTTCGCGCCAGACGGCGTGACCGATCTTTCCACCTACCTTGTCAATGGGCCTCTGCTGTTCGGCTTCACGACCGTGAATGCCAGTTACAACAGCAACCCGACCACGACCATGAGGGACGAAGTTGCCATTCAGCTCGCCGGGAACACCCTGGCCAATTACACCAACACGCCGCCCAAGGACTTCTTCGTCGGCAACAACGGTCAATTCCGGCTGGCGGTGCCGGAGCCCGGCAGCCTCGCCCTCCTGGGTCTGGGTTTTGCGGGCATGGGTTGGCTCGCCCGCCGGCGAAAAGGGTAA